The following are from one region of the Halarcobacter sp. genome:
- a CDS encoding histidine kinase dimerization/phosphoacceptor domain -containing protein yields MFNDILKVIAKIPNEKKAKLYSFSFLIIGIFGIVLVNKVSMFIIQQTDNNQDTKLPLFIGITFFIVTSVFLYFFLRSIAKIEKEAKEKLILFQKKESENLKLINFVLDNTADAIYWFKFDGKIVYVNNRLCKVLGYTKEELLNEHIIKIDKKFHEVEKIIIQKKKQFNYFESELTTKDGKSFPCLIAANYFSANGKEEFICAFARDITEQKRKEQIIKSSLEEKEILIKEIHHRVKNNLQVLSSLLSMQKRREKNDVINTQLDKTRSRIYAIALVHEIIYQGDDLRFINMEQYLQKLTLAMKDIYNLEDSFEINIDVQENINLCLNNSVLTALVIHELLLNSIKHAFKDKNDGKIDIFIFQNDKQITFGVKDNGVGCDVEKLKNNNSLGWQLIESIVEFQLEGELEIKNENGLSCSITYEISEEED; encoded by the coding sequence ATGTTTAATGACATTTTAAAAGTAATTGCTAAAATACCTAACGAAAAGAAAGCAAAACTATACTCTTTTTCATTTTTAATTATTGGAATCTTTGGAATTGTTCTTGTAAATAAAGTTTCAATGTTTATTATTCAACAAACAGATAATAATCAAGATACAAAATTACCTTTATTTATAGGAATAACATTTTTTATAGTTACAAGTGTTTTTTTATATTTCTTTTTAAGAAGTATTGCAAAAATAGAAAAAGAGGCAAAAGAGAAACTAATACTCTTTCAAAAAAAAGAGAGTGAAAATCTTAAACTTATTAATTTTGTACTTGATAATACAGCTGATGCAATATATTGGTTTAAATTTGATGGGAAAATTGTATACGTAAATAATAGATTATGTAAAGTTTTGGGATATACAAAAGAAGAGTTGCTAAATGAACATATTATAAAAATTGATAAAAAGTTCCATGAAGTTGAAAAAATCATTATACAGAAGAAAAAGCAATTTAACTATTTTGAATCAGAACTAACTACAAAAGATGGGAAATCTTTTCCTTGTCTAATAGCTGCAAACTATTTTTCTGCAAATGGAAAAGAAGAGTTTATTTGTGCTTTTGCAAGGGATATTACTGAACAAAAAAGAAAAGAACAAATAATCAAAAGCTCATTGGAAGAAAAAGAGATTTTAATTAAAGAGATTCATCATAGAGTTAAAAACAATCTGCAAGTTTTATCCTCTTTGCTTTCTATGCAAAAACGAAGAGAAAAAAATGATGTAATTAATACTCAACTTGATAAAACAAGAAGTAGAATTTATGCAATTGCACTAGTTCATGAGATAATCTATCAAGGGGATGATTTAAGATTTATAAATATGGAACAATATTTGCAAAAATTAACTCTTGCTATGAAAGATATTTATAATCTCGAAGATAGCTTTGAGATTAATATAGATGTACAAGAGAATATTAATTTATGTCTAAATAACTCGGTTCTTACAGCATTGGTAATCCATGAACTACTTTTAAACAGCATTAAACATGCTTTTAAAGATAAAAATGATGGCAAAATTGATATTTTTATTTTTCAAAATGACAAACAAATAACATTTGGTGTAAAAGATAATGGCGTTGGTTGTGATGTAGAGAAACTAAAAAATAATAATTCTTTGGGTTGGCAACTAATAGAATCAATAGTTGAGTTTCAACTTGAGGGTGAGTTAGAGATTAAAAATGAAAATGGACTTTCATGTAGTATCACTTATGAAATATCAGAAGAAGAGGATTAA
- a CDS encoding FAD-binding oxidoreductase, with protein sequence MSKNEEIILPNGVSQGDFLQAVKELEKVTGKQWVFKTKDDLHLYRDAYSPYWDEPEEPIPSLAIAPKEVDEVQEIVKIANKYGLPLFPISTGKNLGYGSSAPNNRGDVVVDLKRMNKIIEVNDKRNYCILEPGVSYFDLYEYCEKNNLNVMMDMPDPGWGSPVGNSLDHGWGYMHGQYRDHFGAHCGMEVVLANGELMRTGMGALPGAKTFAENKYGYGPYVDGLFSQSNFGIVTKMGFWMMPKPEHYSLAVLTVPKRDDLIPLVEIMNYLEDSSIIGWPLYRSPLNPEYGKPMNPELKLYLTSKNGKPDIDKIQDYALRNKIPYWKIDIPLYGNKEAVEANIRYIRDRFSSAIEGAKVEVEEDYALPLSDEQKKAVKHKVTLGIPNLEIFWLSTRGENFGPKDGHVWFSPIIPRDGAELLKCQEIYIDTFHELGMESMITPFSHPRTWMYRAFCFMIGFANSRDDKEKNAQMRKVYNTMVKVAAKHGWGDYRAAPPFQDAVSNVYSFNNHILKRFAEELKDTIDPNGILAPGRGGIWPKRLRGDKNA encoded by the coding sequence ATGTCTAAAAATGAAGAGATAATATTACCAAATGGCGTTAGCCAAGGAGATTTTTTACAAGCAGTAAAAGAGCTTGAAAAAGTTACAGGTAAACAATGGGTTTTTAAAACTAAAGATGATTTACACTTATATAGAGATGCATATTCTCCATATTGGGATGAACCAGAAGAACCAATCCCATCTTTAGCTATTGCACCTAAAGAAGTAGATGAGGTACAAGAGATTGTAAAAATTGCAAACAAATATGGATTACCACTTTTCCCAATTTCTACAGGTAAAAATTTAGGTTATGGATCTTCTGCACCAAACAACAGAGGTGATGTGGTAGTTGATTTAAAAAGAATGAATAAAATTATTGAAGTAAATGATAAAAGAAACTACTGTATTTTAGAACCAGGTGTATCATATTTTGATCTTTATGAATATTGTGAAAAAAACAATCTAAATGTGATGATGGATATGCCAGATCCAGGTTGGGGAAGTCCTGTTGGGAACTCACTTGATCATGGATGGGGATATATGCATGGACAATATAGAGATCACTTTGGGGCACACTGTGGTATGGAAGTTGTTTTAGCAAATGGTGAACTAATGAGAACTGGTATGGGAGCACTTCCTGGAGCAAAAACTTTTGCAGAGAATAAATATGGTTATGGACCATATGTTGATGGACTTTTCTCTCAATCAAATTTTGGGATTGTAACAAAAATGGGATTTTGGATGATGCCAAAACCTGAGCATTACTCTTTAGCTGTATTAACAGTACCTAAAAGAGATGATTTAATTCCTCTTGTTGAGATTATGAATTATTTAGAAGATTCATCAATTATTGGTTGGCCTTTATATAGAAGTCCATTAAATCCTGAATATGGAAAACCAATGAATCCTGAATTAAAATTATATTTAACATCTAAAAATGGGAAACCAGATATTGATAAAATTCAAGATTATGCACTTAGAAACAAAATTCCATATTGGAAAATAGATATTCCTTTATATGGAAATAAAGAAGCAGTTGAAGCAAATATTAGATACATAAGAGATAGATTTTCAAGTGCAATAGAGGGTGCAAAAGTAGAAGTTGAAGAGGATTATGCTTTACCTTTATCTGATGAGCAGAAAAAAGCAGTTAAACATAAAGTTACACTAGGTATCCCAAATCTTGAAATTTTTTGGTTAAGTACTAGAGGTGAAAACTTTGGACCAAAAGATGGACATGTATGGTTCTCTCCTATTATTCCAAGGGATGGAGCTGAGTTATTAAAATGTCAAGAAATATATATTGATACTTTCCATGAATTAGGAATGGAATCTATGATTACACCATTTTCTCACCCAAGAACTTGGATGTATAGAGCCTTTTGTTTTATGATTGGATTTGCAAATTCAAGGGATGATAAAGAGAAAAATGCACAAATGAGAAAAGTATATAATACTATGGTTAAAGTTGCAGCAAAACATGGTTGGGGTGATTATAGAGCTGCACCACCTTTCCAAGATGCAGTATCTAATGTGTATAGTTTTAATAATCATATATTAAAAAGATTTGCAGAAGAGTTAAAAGATACTATTGATCCAAATGGAATACTAGCTCCAGGTAGAGGGGGAATTTGGCCTAAAAGATTAAGAGGAGATAAAAATGCTTAA
- a CDS encoding cytochrome c, whose product MLKNMKILLILATILASSLYANDSSKFKEGKQVFDKWCVHCHGIGMPATDALGIVYKDTGISPVLEQRKDLDAGFVDYVVRNGRFSMPFFRKTEINDKQLESLSFYLSTKNK is encoded by the coding sequence ATGCTTAAAAATATGAAAATTTTATTAATACTAGCAACCATCTTAGCTAGTTCACTATATGCAAATGATTCTTCAAAATTTAAAGAAGGAAAACAAGTATTTGATAAATGGTGCGTGCATTGTCATGGTATAGGAATGCCTGCAACTGATGCATTAGGGATTGTATATAAAGATACAGGTATCTCTCCTGTTCTTGAACAAAGAAAAGATTTGGATGCTGGATTTGTTGATTATGTGGTTAGAAATGGAAGATTTAGTATGCCCTTTTTTAGAAAAACAGAAATCAATGACAAACAATTAGAAAGCTTATCTTTTTACCTTTCTACTAAAAATAAATAA
- a CDS encoding CoA-binding protein, which translates to MECEFPSINSNKDELKEIFDNTKTIAIIGLSPNESKASNMVGKYLKNAGFKIVPVYPKEDEILGEKVYRSLKEIPFKVDMVDIFRKPDVIGLVVDAAIERGDVDTVWTQLGLVNNEAAKKAKEAGMKVVQNKCTKIEHREIYS; encoded by the coding sequence ATGGAGTGTGAATTTCCATCTATAAACAGTAATAAAGATGAATTAAAAGAGATATTTGATAACACAAAAACTATAGCTATTATTGGACTTTCTCCAAATGAGAGTAAAGCTAGCAATATGGTTGGAAAGTATCTTAAAAATGCTGGGTTTAAAATAGTTCCTGTTTATCCTAAAGAGGATGAGATTTTAGGTGAAAAAGTTTATAGAAGTTTAAAAGAGATTCCTTTTAAAGTTGATATGGTTGATATTTTTAGAAAACCTGATGTTATTGGTTTAGTTGTTGATGCTGCTATTGAAAGAGGTGATGTTGATACAGTTTGGACACAATTAGGTTTAGTAAACAATGAAGCAGCAAAAAAAGCAAAAGAGGCTGGTATGAAAGTTGTACAAAACAAATGTACAAAGATTGAACACAGAGAGATTTATTCTTAG
- a CDS encoding HAMP domain-containing sensor histidine kinase, translating into MRVKSIYKQFHQKLVLATSLLILILSAIFYGYTKSTIFDEIQDSLYKDAQLIYKISKSTNVDTKNFNIITHSGINVDIVKLEHVPQTAYTTFKVNDNHYMQILYLFDPKKGEYIKIIKNINSSLDMLNKIFNNLLLISLGGLLMVVFYAFTVSKTLLKPIIQITNKLSNMDENYLTQIKKDNLPIEFHPLANSINSLTSRIESNIRFKKELFIGVAHELKTPLAVMKLKNEVTLMKPREAEKYQETMKLTVEQINDMNKMISSILDIGRAEGAQFEKPEEIDLVQYLQRKTNDYRMLSAKKQIILTFFSNVNHHEVYLQPTLINQIIQNFVQNAIKFTPDDKSIAIRLNKTKKETTISITDDGEGIDESIDLFAPFKRMGKESGAGLGLFLAKNAADALGATISLKNRTDGKTGCVATIVLPNKPHTKKD; encoded by the coding sequence ATGCGTGTGAAGAGCATATACAAACAGTTTCATCAAAAGCTTGTACTTGCTACTTCACTTCTGATCCTAATACTTTCAGCTATATTTTATGGCTACACAAAATCAACTATTTTTGACGAAATTCAAGACTCTTTATACAAAGATGCACAATTAATTTATAAAATCAGTAAATCAACAAATGTAGATACAAAAAATTTTAATATTATTACTCACAGTGGAATCAATGTTGATATTGTAAAACTTGAACATGTACCACAAACTGCATATACAACATTTAAAGTAAACGATAATCACTATATGCAAATTTTATATCTATTTGACCCTAAAAAAGGGGAATATATTAAGATTATAAAAAATATAAATTCATCACTTGATATGTTGAATAAAATATTTAATAATCTACTTTTAATATCTTTAGGTGGATTATTGATGGTTGTATTTTATGCTTTTACTGTATCAAAAACTTTACTGAAACCAATTATTCAAATAACAAATAAATTATCAAATATGGATGAAAATTATCTAACACAAATAAAAAAAGATAATCTTCCAATTGAGTTTCATCCTTTAGCAAATTCTATTAATTCACTTACTTCTAGAATTGAATCAAATATTAGATTCAAAAAAGAGCTTTTTATAGGTGTTGCCCATGAGCTAAAAACTCCTCTCGCTGTTATGAAGTTAAAAAATGAAGTAACTCTGATGAAGCCAAGAGAAGCAGAAAAATATCAAGAAACTATGAAACTTACAGTTGAACAAATAAATGATATGAATAAAATGATTAGTTCAATACTTGATATAGGTAGAGCTGAAGGTGCACAATTTGAAAAACCTGAAGAGATTGATTTAGTTCAATACCTTCAAAGAAAAACAAATGATTATAGAATGTTAAGTGCAAAAAAACAAATAATTTTGACATTCTTTTCAAATGTAAATCACCATGAAGTTTATTTACAACCAACACTTATAAATCAAATAATTCAAAACTTTGTTCAAAATGCTATAAAATTCACGCCAGATGACAAATCTATTGCTATTAGATTAAATAAAACAAAAAAAGAAACAACTATTAGCATAACAGATGATGGGGAAGGTATTGATGAATCAATTGACCTTTTTGCTCCATTTAAAAGAATGGGGAAAGAAAGTGGTGCAGGATTAGGATTATTTTTAGCTAAAAATGCCGCTGATGCTTTAGGTGCTACAATCTCACTAAAAAATAGAACTGATGGGAAAACAGGTTGTGTGGCAACAATAGTATTGCCAAACAAACCTCATACTAAAAAAGACTAA
- the hsrA gene encoding homeostatic response regulator transcription factor HsrA, whose translation MRILIIEDEITLNRTLQEGLTDFGYQVDAAENYKDAEYFIDIRNYDLVLTDWMLPDGDGIELCKIVKNRSSRTAVVILSARDDKDSEIEALKAGADDYIKKPFDFDILLARIEARLRFGGTNVIEIEQLSINPDEEKIEFNGEEIELKGKPFEVLTHLARHRDQIVSKEQLLDAIWEEPELVTPNVIEVAINQIRQKMDKPLNISTIETIRRRGYRFCYPDSNEEA comes from the coding sequence ATGAGAATATTAATTATTGAAGATGAAATTACACTAAATAGAACTTTACAAGAAGGTCTTACAGATTTTGGTTATCAAGTTGATGCAGCTGAAAACTATAAAGATGCAGAATATTTCATCGATATTAGAAATTATGATTTAGTATTAACAGATTGGATGTTACCAGATGGTGATGGGATTGAACTTTGTAAAATAGTAAAAAATAGAAGTTCAAGAACTGCTGTAGTTATTCTATCAGCTAGAGATGATAAAGATTCTGAAATCGAAGCTTTAAAAGCTGGTGCAGATGATTATATTAAAAAACCATTTGATTTTGACATTCTATTAGCTAGAATTGAAGCAAGATTAAGATTCGGTGGAACAAATGTAATTGAGATTGAACAATTATCAATTAACCCTGATGAAGAAAAAATTGAATTCAATGGTGAAGAGATTGAATTAAAAGGTAAACCTTTTGAAGTATTAACTCACCTTGCTAGACACAGAGATCAAATTGTTTCAAAAGAACAATTATTAGATGCTATCTGGGAAGAACCAGAATTAGTAACTCCAAACGTAATTGAAGTTGCAATAAATCAAATTAGACAAAAAATGGATAAACCATTAAATATCTCAACTATTGAGACTATTAGAAGAAGAGGATACAGATTCTGCTATCCTGATTCAAACGAAGAAGCATAA
- a CDS encoding peptidyl-prolyl cis-trans isomerase encodes MIMIKSKKIVTSLIATLALSTLSLNAADYGSVNGEKITSDDINSVIRNAKVDFDKLPKKTKNKVLEQIVEKKLLTDKALKSGVKSDAKYKEALAKVEKELALEVWMQNESKKIKITDNDAKDFYNKNKDKFKVPATLEARHILTKTEKEAKDIIKTLDKASNKKDEFVKLAKEKSVGPSGPKGGYLGKFPENQMVPEFSKAAKALKANTYTKAPVKTQYGYHVIYLEGKEAPKTLSFDDVKAKIKQMVFQEKFQNIIKAQVDELKSKAKIVIK; translated from the coding sequence ATGATTATGATTAAAAGTAAAAAAATTGTTACAAGTTTAATAGCAACATTAGCACTTTCAACTCTATCTTTGAATGCTGCTGATTATGGTTCTGTAAATGGTGAAAAAATCACAAGTGATGATATTAACTCAGTTATTAGAAACGCAAAAGTTGATTTTGATAAATTACCAAAAAAGACGAAAAACAAAGTTTTAGAACAAATTGTTGAGAAAAAACTTTTAACAGATAAAGCTTTAAAAAGTGGTGTTAAATCTGATGCTAAATATAAAGAAGCTTTAGCAAAAGTTGAAAAAGAGTTAGCATTAGAAGTTTGGATGCAAAATGAATCAAAAAAAATAAAAATCACTGATAATGATGCTAAAGATTTTTATAATAAAAACAAAGACAAGTTTAAAGTTCCTGCTACTTTAGAAGCAAGACACATTTTAACTAAAACTGAAAAAGAAGCAAAAGATATTATTAAAACTTTAGACAAAGCATCAAATAAAAAAGATGAATTTGTTAAACTTGCAAAAGAAAAATCAGTTGGTCCTAGTGGTCCAAAAGGTGGTTATCTTGGTAAATTCCCTGAGAATCAAATGGTACCAGAGTTTTCAAAAGCTGCAAAAGCTTTAAAAGCAAATACATATACAAAAGCACCAGTTAAAACTCAATATGGGTATCATGTAATTTATCTTGAAGGTAAAGAAGCACCTAAAACTTTAAGTTTTGATGATGTAAAAGCAAAAATCAAACAAATGGTATTTCAAGAAAAATTTCAAAACATAATAAAAGCTCAAGTTGATGAGTTAAAAAGCAAAGCAAAAATCGTAATTAAATAA
- the fbaA gene encoding class II fructose-bisphosphate aldolase, producing the protein MSILDIVKPGVLSGSEAKKVFDYAKENNFAIPAVNVVGSDSVNAVLEVAAKVKSPIIIQFSNGGAQFFAGKGLKTDDAAILGGISGAQHVHTMAEAYGIPVILHTDHAARKLLPWIDGLLDAGKKHFEQTGKPLFTSHMLDLSEESLEENVSTCVDYFKTMSEIDMLIEIELGITGGEEDGVDNTDVDNSLLYTQPEEVCYAFEKLSEVGPNFTIAASFGNVHGVYKPGNVVLSPVILNNSQKYIEEKHKTVDKPVSFVFHGGSGSALEEIREALTYGVVKMNIDTDTQWAFWDGVRGFVSKNHDYLQGQIGNPEGEDKPNKSYYDPRKWLRAGQESMIARLETAYSDLCSLNKN; encoded by the coding sequence ATGTCTATATTAGATATAGTAAAACCAGGTGTTTTAAGTGGTAGTGAAGCAAAAAAAGTTTTTGATTATGCAAAAGAGAACAATTTTGCAATACCAGCAGTTAATGTTGTAGGTTCTGATTCAGTAAATGCTGTTTTAGAAGTTGCGGCAAAAGTTAAATCACCAATTATAATTCAGTTTTCAAATGGTGGAGCACAGTTTTTTGCAGGAAAAGGGTTAAAAACTGATGATGCAGCAATCTTAGGTGGAATTAGTGGTGCTCAACATGTACACACTATGGCAGAAGCTTATGGTATTCCAGTTATTTTACATACTGACCATGCAGCAAGAAAATTGCTTCCATGGATTGATGGTTTATTAGATGCTGGTAAAAAACACTTTGAACAAACTGGTAAACCTTTATTTACTTCTCATATGTTAGATTTATCTGAAGAATCTTTAGAAGAAAATGTTTCAACTTGTGTTGATTATTTTAAAACAATGAGTGAAATCGATATGTTAATTGAGATTGAACTTGGTATCACTGGTGGTGAAGAAGATGGAGTTGATAATACAGATGTAGATAACTCTTTATTGTATACACAACCAGAAGAGGTTTGTTATGCTTTTGAAAAACTAAGTGAAGTTGGTCCAAATTTTACTATTGCAGCTTCTTTTGGAAATGTACACGGAGTATATAAACCAGGTAATGTTGTATTAAGTCCAGTTATTTTAAACAACTCTCAAAAGTATATTGAAGAGAAACATAAAACTGTAGATAAACCTGTTAGTTTTGTATTCCATGGTGGTTCAGGTTCTGCTTTAGAAGAGATAAGAGAAGCTTTAACTTATGGTGTAGTTAAAATGAATATTGATACTGATACACAATGGGCATTCTGGGATGGTGTTAGAGGTTTTGTATCTAAAAACCATGATTATTTACAAGGTCAAATTGGAAACCCAGAGGGTGAAGATAAACCTAATAAATCTTATTATGATCCAAGAAAATGGTTAAGAGCTGGACAAGAATCTATGATAGCAAGACTTGAAACAGCTTATTCTGATCTTTGTTCTTTAAATAAAAACTAG
- a CDS encoding biopolymer transporter ExbD, translated as MKRREYIGLDLTPVIDVVFILLIFFIVTSVFKKDELALMLNLPEADAKAIEIKDEQVFIELNENKIAIKGLEVNFISLEENLKLIKDKKSAIIVKIDKDTKYERITKVLDLLQKYNLNNLALVTSEKNKN; from the coding sequence ATGAAACGAAGAGAATATATAGGATTAGATTTAACTCCTGTAATTGATGTGGTATTTATATTACTAATATTTTTTATAGTAACGTCTGTATTTAAAAAAGATGAATTAGCTTTAATGCTAAATTTACCTGAAGCAGATGCAAAAGCCATAGAGATAAAAGATGAACAAGTTTTTATTGAATTAAATGAAAATAAAATTGCAATAAAAGGTTTAGAAGTAAACTTCATCTCTTTAGAAGAAAACTTAAAACTTATAAAAGATAAAAAAAGTGCAATAATAGTAAAAATAGATAAAGATACTAAATATGAGAGGATAACAAAAGTTTTAGATTTACTTCAAAAATATAATTTAAATAATCTAGCTTTAGTAACTAGTGAAAAAAATAAAAACTAA
- a CDS encoding MotA/TolQ/ExbB proton channel family protein — translation MDLLDYIEKGGVIVYILIFLNFIGFTIILWKFFTIPRKNSMLKKIKSKIDLTHLKTLEIQIEYEVKKLESGLTYIKNIASVAPLLGLLGTVYGVYKAFEEITQKGLGDPTIFSGGISIALITTIAGLIVAIPHLIAYNYFISVIDSIELKAKKEFLN, via the coding sequence ATGGATTTATTAGATTATATTGAAAAAGGTGGAGTGATTGTTTATATCTTGATTTTTTTAAATTTTATTGGATTTACAATTATTCTTTGGAAATTTTTTACAATTCCTAGAAAAAATTCTATGTTAAAAAAAATAAAAAGTAAGATTGATTTAACACACTTAAAAACCTTAGAGATTCAAATAGAATATGAAGTAAAAAAATTGGAATCTGGACTTACTTATATAAAAAATATTGCTTCTGTTGCACCGTTACTTGGACTTCTAGGAACAGTTTATGGAGTATATAAAGCTTTTGAAGAGATTACTCAAAAAGGTTTAGGAGACCCTACAATATTTTCAGGGGGAATTTCTATTGCACTTATTACTACAATTGCAGGGCTTATTGTTGCAATTCCACATTTAATTGCATACAACTATTTTATTTCAGTAATTGACTCAATTGAACTAAAAGCAAAAAAAGAGTTCTTAAACTAA
- a CDS encoding 1-aminocyclopropane-1-carboxylate deaminase/D-cysteine desulfhydrase: MNYINSPIEKIIFNKKEIFVKRDDLLDKEFSGNKARKFYYFLENHIENIEKIVSYGSAQANSLYSLSVLAKIKKLKLDFYVNHISSYLKENQEGNYKYALENGANIIEKDCEDIHKYIESILDEKTLFIEEGGRVKEAEYGIKILAKEINDWAIENSIKNLKIVLPSGTGTTALFLQKNLKFEVLTVACVGGNDYLKKQFLHLEKDEKYHPTIIDMGKKYHFGKLYKEFYETWEKVKNDSKMEFDLLYDPLGFLSLEKVYNEDFTYLYIHQGGLLGNETMLKRYKRKYD; this comes from the coding sequence ATGAATTATATAAACTCACCAATAGAAAAAATTATATTTAATAAAAAAGAGATTTTTGTAAAAAGAGATGACTTGCTAGATAAAGAGTTTTCTGGTAATAAAGCCAGAAAGTTTTATTACTTTTTAGAAAATCATATTGAAAATATTGAAAAAATAGTTAGTTACGGTTCTGCTCAAGCAAACTCTTTATACTCCTTATCTGTATTAGCAAAAATAAAAAAGCTAAAGTTAGACTTTTATGTAAATCATATAAGTTCATATTTAAAAGAGAATCAAGAAGGTAATTATAAATATGCCCTTGAAAATGGTGCAAACATCATAGAAAAAGATTGTGAAGATATACATAAATATATTGAAAGTATATTAGATGAAAAAACACTATTTATAGAAGAGGGTGGAAGAGTAAAAGAAGCAGAATATGGTATAAAAATATTAGCAAAAGAGATAAATGATTGGGCTATAGAAAATAGTATAAAAAACTTAAAAATAGTTCTTCCAAGTGGTACTGGAACGACAGCACTTTTTTTACAAAAAAATCTTAAGTTTGAAGTATTAACTGTAGCATGTGTTGGTGGAAATGATTATTTAAAAAAACAATTTTTACATCTAGAAAAAGATGAAAAATACCATCCTACAATTATTGATATGGGCAAGAAATATCATTTTGGAAAACTTTATAAAGAGTTTTATGAAACATGGGAAAAAGTTAAAAATGATTCTAAAATGGAGTTTGATTTATTATATGATCCTTTAGGTTTTCTGTCTTTAGAAAAAGTTTATAATGAAGATTTTACATATTTATATATACATCAAGGTGGACTTTTAGGAAATGAAACAATGCTAAAACGTTATAAAAGAAAGTATGATTAG